The DNA sequence GCGGCCGCGCGGTGTCGCTGCGCTACCACAACGTGTACGGGCCCGGCATGCCCCGCGACACGCCCTATGCCGGGGTGGCGTCCCTGTTCCGGTCCGCCCTCGCCCGGGGTGAGGCGCCGCAGGTCTTCGAGGACGGCGGGCAGTTGCGGGACTTCGTCCACGTACGGGACGTGGCGTCGGCGGCGGCGACGGCCGCCGAGGCGGCGGGGTCCCGCGCGGCCGGGTCGCTCACCGCGTACAACACCGGCAGCGGGGAGCCGCACACGGTCGGCGAGATGGCCCGGGCGCTGGCCCTGGCCCACGGCGGGCCCGCCCCGGTGACCACGGGCGCCTACCGGCTCGGCGACGTACGGCACATCACGGCGGACTCGGCCCGGCTGCGCCGGGAGCTCGGGTGGGAGCCGAGGACGGGGTTCGCGGAGGGGATGCGGGAGTTCGCCGGGGCGCCGCTGCGGTAGCCGGGCGGCCCTGCGCGCCGGCCGGGGCTACACGGCCCCGGCCGGTGGCAGGACCACCTCGAAACGGCAGCCGCCGGAGACATTGCGCACGGCCGCGCGGCCCCGGTGGGCCTCGACGATGCCGCGCACGATGGCGAGGCCGAGCCCGGCGCCCGCGGGCGGGGTCCGCGCGTGCGTCCCCCGCCAGCCCATGTCGAAGACCCGCGCCAGGTCCTCCTCGGGGATGCCGCCGCATTCGTCCGTCACCGACAGGACGACCCCGTCGGCCGACCGCTCGGCCGCGACGGCGACCGTGCCGTCCGCGGGCGTCCGGCGGATCGCGTTGATCAGGAGATTGCCGAGGACCCGGCTCATCTCCTTGCTGTCGACCTCCACCGGTACGGCGTCGATGCGCTGCCCCACGAGCCGTACGCCGTGCTCGCGCGCGAGCGGATCGGCCCCGGCCAGGGCGTCGCCCACCAGGTCGTAGACGGAGATCCGCGCGCGGGTGAGCGCGAGGGCCCCGGCGTGGATGCGGGAGAGCTCGAACAGGTCGCCCACCATGCCGTCGAGGCGCTCGACCTCGGTGCGGATCTGGCGCAGATAGCGGTCGGGCTCGGCGGCCACGCCGTCCTCCAGGGCCTCGGCCATGGCGCGCAGGCCCGCGAGCGGGGTGCGCAGGTCGTGCGAGATCCAGGCGACGAGTTCGCGGCGCGAGTTCTCCAGGGCCCGCTCCCGCTCGCGGGACTCGGCGAGGCGCGCGCTGGTGTGCTCCAACTCCTGGCTGAGCGCGGAGAGTTCGGCCGTCGCGGGCGCCTCGGGGGCGGCGAAGCTGCCGCCGGTACCGAACGAGCGGGCCGCCCGCGCCAGGTCCCTGCTGCGGGCGACGACCCACCGGCCGAGCAGGAGCGCCGCGGCGAAGGACACGACGGAGGCCATGGCCACGACGATGGTGACGACGGTCAGGTCGTGCCGGGACAGGAACATCTGCCACGCGACGGCGAGCGTCCCCGCGAGCATGGCCGTGACGGCCACCGCGACGATGACGGTCAGGGACACGACGAGCGAACGGTGGCGCAGCAGCCGCAGCGCACCGGCGCCGAGCAGTCCGGCGGCCGCCGCGCCGAGGAAGGCGTACAGGGCGATGAGCAGGATGTCGGTCACGGGCGCGGGCCGCCTTCGCGGCCCGCGGGATCCGCGGCCACCGCCGGGGCTTCCGCCCCCGGCTCCTCCACCTCACCCGGCACACCCGGCACTTCCGCCTCGCCGGCCTCCAGGCGGTACCCGACCCCCCACACCGTCTGGATCAGCCGCGGTGCCCCGGGGTCGTCCTCCACTTTGCCGCGCAGCCTGCGGACGTGGACCGTGACCGTGGACAGGTCGCCGAAGTCCCAGCCCCACACCTCGCGCATCAGCTCCTCGCGGCCGAAGGCGCGGCCCGGGTGTCGCAGGAAGTGGGCGAGGAGGTCGAACTCGCGGACGGTCAGGGCGAGGTCGGCGCCGCGCTTGGTGGCGCGGCGCGCCGCCGGGTCCAGGGCGAGGGCTCCGGCACGCAGCCGCGCGCCGGGCCGCGGCGCCGGTGCGGCCGCGCGGCTGCGGCGGAGCACCGACTCGACCCGCAGGACGAGCTCGCGCGGGCTGAACGGCTTGGTCACGTAGTCATCCGCCCCTATCTCCAGGCCCAGGATGCGGTCGTCCTCGTCGCCCCGCGCGGTCAGCATGATCACCGGTACGGGGCCGCGGGCCCGCAGCCTGCGGCAGACCTCCAGGCCGTCCATGCCGGGCAGCATCAGGTCGAGGACGACGAGGTCGGGCTCGCGCGCCGCGGCGCGGTCGAGGGCGCCGGGGCCGTCGACCGCCCGGTCGACCGCGTACCCGGCGCGCTCCAAGTAGCCGGTGACGACTTCGGCGACGGTGAGGTCGTCGTCCACGACGAGGACGCGCGCACCGGTGCCTGAGGGTGGATTCCGCATGTCACCAGCCTCGCACCACGCGCTCACGCGCGCGGACCGCGCGGAGCCCCACGGCCCCGACGTCCGCGTTTCGTAAGGACCCGAAGCCCGTTTTGCCCGTTTCTGCTTCGTAGGGTGAGGGCCGTGACTCACCCTTCCCCCGCCTCCCCGGTCCCGGTGGAGCGCCCCGTTCCGCCCGCCGACGTCGTGCTGCCCTGCCTCGACGAGGCCGCGGCGCTGCCCTGGGTGCTCGCCCGCATCCCGGCGGGCTGGCGCGCGATCGTCGTGGACAACGGCTCCACCGACGGCTCGGCCGACATCGCCCGCGCGCTCGGCGCGACCGTCGTGCACGAACCGCGGCGCGGCTTCGGCGCCGCCTGCCACGCCGGGCTCGCCGCCGCCGACGCGGACGTCGTGTGCTTCTGCGACTGCGACGCCTCCCTGGACCCGGGGCTGCTCGTGCCGTTCGTACGCGAGGTCGCCGCCGACCGCGCCGACCTCGTCCTCGGCCGCAGGCGGCCCCGGAGGCGCGGGGCCTGGCCGCCGCACGCCCGCGCGGGCAACCTCGCGCTGTCGCTGATGCTGCGCCGCCGCACCGGTCTCACCCTGCGCGACCTGGGCCCACTGCGGGCGGCACGCCGCGCGGACCTGCTGTCCCTCGCGCTCACCGACCGGCGCAGCGGCTACCCCTTGCAGATGGTGGTGCGGGCCGCCGACGCCGACTGGCGGATCGAGGAGCGCGACGTGCCGTATCTGCCGCGCGTCGGCGCGTCCAAGGTCACCGGCACCTGGCGGGGCACCTGGCAGGCGGTGCGGGACATGCGCCGCGTCCTCGCCGAGCCGCCCCTCGCCACGGGCCCGCGCGGCCCGCGGAAGGAGGCCGCGCGATGACCGCACGCACCGGGCCCGCCACCCTCCTGGTCATCGCCAAGGCTCCGCTCCCGGGCGCCGTGAAGACCCGGCTCACCCCGCCCTACACCCCGCAGGAAGCCGCCCGGCTCGCCGAGGCCGCGCTCGCCGACACCCTGGACGCCGTGCTCGCGGCGCCCGCGCGGCGCAGAGTGCTCGTCCTCGCCGGGGAGCCGGGGCCCTGGCTGCCGCCCGGCATCGAGGTGGTGCCGCAGGGCGCGGGCGGGCTCGACGCACGGCTCGCCGCCGCGTTCGCGGGCTGCGCGGGGCCGACCGTGCTCGTCGGCATGGACACCCCGCAGGTGACGCCCGCGCTGCTCGCGCCCGCGCTCGCGGCCGACGCCCGGCGGGACGCCGACGCCTGGTTCGGGCCCGCGGCCGACGGCGGGTTCTGGGCCCTCGGGCTCGCCGAGCCGGACCCGGACCTGCTGCGCGGGGTCCCCATGTCCACGCCGACGACCGGCGCCGCGCAGCGCGCCCGGCTCACCGGGGCGGGTCTGCGCGTGCGCGACCTCGCGGTGCTGCGGGACGTCGACACGGCGGCCGACGCCGCCCGCGTCGCGGCCCGCGCCCCCGGCACCCGGTTCGCCGCCGAACTGACCAGGATCGACCGCCTCGCCAGGATCGGCCGGAGGGTCCGCCGATGAGCACCGTCGTCCCTCCGACGCCGTGGGGCGCCGATCTGTACGAGGAGGCGCTGCGCGCCGGGCGCGGCCCGCTGTTCCTGCGCCGCGCCGACGGCTGGCTGCTCCCGCTCGACGTGGAGCGCTGGTGCGCGGCGCCCGACCCGGCCGACCGGTCGGCGCTGCGCCGCTGCGCGGGCGCCGTCCTCGACATCGGCTGCGGCCCCGGCCGACTGGTCGCCGCGCTCGCCTCCGGGGGCCACCGCGCACTCGGCATCGACGTCAGCGAGGCGGCCGTCCGGCACACGCTGCGCATCGGCGGCTCCGCCCTGCGCCGGTCCGTCTTCGACCCGCTGCCGGGCGAGGGCCGCTGGGGCACCGCGCTGCTCATGGACGGCAACGTCGGCATCGGCGGCGACCCGGCCGCGCTCCTCGTCCGCGTGGCCGAACTCCTCGCCCCCGGCGGCCTGTTGATCGCCGAGGCGGCGCCCGTCGAGATGGACGAGCGGGTGCGCGTGCGGGTCGACGACGGCACGGGGCGCGCCCGGCCCGGCGCCACGTTCCCGTGGGCCCGGCTGGGCGCGGCCGCGCTCCTCGGGTACGCCCGCCGGGCGGGGCTGCGCCCGGCCGATCAGTGGACGGCCGACGGCCGCTGCTTCGTGGCCCTGCGGCGGCGCGCGGCCCGCAGCGCGAGCCACAGCGCCGAGCCCGCGAAGAGGCCCGCCGTGACCAGCAGCCAGCGGGCCAGGAACACGTCGGCGGACAGCCCCGTGACGCGTTCGTAGCGCGGCACCTGACGGGTGATCAGCGGGAACCACACCAGCAGGAGCAGCAGCGACAGGGCCGCCGGAACCCGTACGAACGCGGTCAGGTTCCGGCGCCGCCCGCCGAGCGCGGCCGTCACGGCCCGGTCGGCGGCCGCGTACAGAGGCACGAGCGCGAGGTCGTGCAGCAGCGCCGCCCCGACGAACCACACCGGGACCGCCGCCCAGTCGTCGCGCAGCAGCCGCACCCCCGCGTACCCGGCGAGCGCGAACGAGGCGAGCAGCAGCACGAGGTGGCAGGGGCCCGCCCCGTACCGGCGGCGCGCCGCCGCGGCCCACCGGCTCCCCGCGCCCGGTCGTCCTGCCGTCGGCCTCTCCGTGCGCCTCACACCAGCTCCCCGAACGTCATCCGCGCCACCCACTTGGTGTTCAGCACGCCCGGCGCGGCGGGCACGATGACGCGTGCCGGGTAGCCGTGGTCCGGGCTCAGGTCGGCGCCGTTGACGCGCAGGGCGAGCAGCGAGCGCGGGTCGCGGACCTGGTTGTCGCGCAGCGCGGCGCGGCGGAAGGCGCCGCGCGTCTGCAAGGACTCCACGAGGACGCCGGGCGGGTCGGCCCTCTCCCCGTCGTACCCGACGAGCGCGGCCAGGTCGCGCAGGCGCACGCCCTGCCAGGCCTGGTCGGACGTCGACCAGCCCTCCACGCACGCGAGGGGCAGGTCCGCGCGGTGCTGCGGCAGGGCGAGCAGGTCGGCGCGGGTCAGGCGCACGGTGCGGCCCCGGCCCACCAGGTCGAGCCGCCAGCCGTCGACGAGGTCAC is a window from the Streptomyces spectabilis genome containing:
- a CDS encoding sensor histidine kinase; amino-acid sequence: MTDILLIALYAFLGAAAAGLLGAGALRLLRHRSLVVSLTVIVAVAVTAMLAGTLAVAWQMFLSRHDLTVVTIVVAMASVVSFAAALLLGRWVVARSRDLARAARSFGTGGSFAAPEAPATAELSALSQELEHTSARLAESRERERALENSRRELVAWISHDLRTPLAGLRAMAEALEDGVAAEPDRYLRQIRTEVERLDGMVGDLFELSRIHAGALALTRARISVYDLVGDALAGADPLAREHGVRLVGQRIDAVPVEVDSKEMSRVLGNLLINAIRRTPADGTVAVAAERSADGVVLSVTDECGGIPEEDLARVFDMGWRGTHARTPPAGAGLGLAIVRGIVEAHRGRAAVRNVSGGCRFEVVLPPAGAV
- a CDS encoding response regulator transcription factor: MRNPPSGTGARVLVVDDDLTVAEVVTGYLERAGYAVDRAVDGPGALDRAAAREPDLVVLDLMLPGMDGLEVCRRLRARGPVPVIMLTARGDEDDRILGLEIGADDYVTKPFSPRELVLRVESVLRRSRAAAPAPRPGARLRAGALALDPAARRATKRGADLALTVREFDLLAHFLRHPGRAFGREELMREVWGWDFGDLSTVTVHVRRLRGKVEDDPGAPRLIQTVWGVGYRLEAGEAEVPGVPGEVEEPGAEAPAVAADPAGREGGPRP
- a CDS encoding glycosyltransferase family 2 protein, producing MTHPSPASPVPVERPVPPADVVLPCLDEAAALPWVLARIPAGWRAIVVDNGSTDGSADIARALGATVVHEPRRGFGAACHAGLAAADADVVCFCDCDASLDPGLLVPFVREVAADRADLVLGRRRPRRRGAWPPHARAGNLALSLMLRRRTGLTLRDLGPLRAARRADLLSLALTDRRSGYPLQMVVRAADADWRIEERDVPYLPRVGASKVTGTWRGTWQAVRDMRRVLAEPPLATGPRGPRKEAAR
- a CDS encoding TIGR04282 family arsenosugar biosynthesis glycosyltransferase, whose amino-acid sequence is MTARTGPATLLVIAKAPLPGAVKTRLTPPYTPQEAARLAEAALADTLDAVLAAPARRRVLVLAGEPGPWLPPGIEVVPQGAGGLDARLAAAFAGCAGPTVLVGMDTPQVTPALLAPALAADARRDADAWFGPAADGGFWALGLAEPDPDLLRGVPMSTPTTGAAQRARLTGAGLRVRDLAVLRDVDTAADAARVAARAPGTRFAAELTRIDRLARIGRRVRR
- a CDS encoding class I SAM-dependent methyltransferase, whose amino-acid sequence is MSTVVPPTPWGADLYEEALRAGRGPLFLRRADGWLLPLDVERWCAAPDPADRSALRRCAGAVLDIGCGPGRLVAALASGGHRALGIDVSEAAVRHTLRIGGSALRRSVFDPLPGEGRWGTALLMDGNVGIGGDPAALLVRVAELLAPGGLLIAEAAPVEMDERVRVRVDDGTGRARPGATFPWARLGAAALLGYARRAGLRPADQWTADGRCFVALRRRAARSASHSAEPAKRPAVTSSQRARNTSADSPVTRS